The Microbacterium sp. KUDC0406 genome includes a window with the following:
- a CDS encoding MarR family winged helix-turn-helix transcriptional regulator codes for MNSPEQILLASLTHLMARWSSAGTQAAVAADAGVQIDPVDLPPLYMLGLEGPSRASALAASLRISRPTTTKQLNRLAAAGYIERVPDPADRRASIVQLSRRGVEVHARLVEQGIVMVSDALTGWSSAESAAFASQLARFVGALGVDPDSGREPAPGPARSASGSQNGERT; via the coding sequence TGGCGTCGCTCACCCACCTGATGGCGCGGTGGTCGTCAGCCGGCACGCAGGCGGCCGTCGCCGCCGATGCCGGCGTGCAGATCGACCCGGTCGACCTGCCGCCGCTGTACATGCTCGGGCTGGAGGGTCCCTCGCGAGCGAGCGCCCTCGCCGCGTCCCTGCGCATCTCGCGCCCCACCACGACCAAGCAGCTGAACCGGCTCGCCGCGGCCGGATACATCGAACGCGTCCCCGACCCCGCCGACCGCAGAGCGAGCATCGTGCAGTTGTCCCGGCGGGGCGTCGAGGTGCATGCGCGACTGGTCGAGCAGGGCATCGTCATGGTCTCGGATGCGCTGACGGGCTGGTCGTCGGCGGAGTCCGCGGCCTTCGCCTCGCAGCTCGCCCGCTTCGTCGGCGCCCTCGGCGTCGACCCCGACTCCGGTCGCGAACCCGCGCCCGGTCCAGCGCGATCCGCATCCGGATCGCAGAACGGAGAACGAACATGA